From Vanessa cardui chromosome 29, ilVanCard2.1, whole genome shotgun sequence, a single genomic window includes:
- the LOC124541832 gene encoding uncharacterized protein LOC124541832: MEHIPPRCSKAATRGEWRTHVSRRTADAPLDTAEDSAYRRARRRCRRRRLRPLWARVLRALAPAARRDDGGLAALAHHYRRYIQSTSGWSAVIESCSFLSEALDPARTPHVLTTSLTLSCVCALMERAIVLVNTPEATANERQWYKFLKSLARALKNTTLIVAKPIQPLPEAKVLHHIKQLESRSTIEILQRGKAADFELTKTDVCGQLVQHLC, from the exons CGACTCGGggggagtggcgtacccatgtaagCCGGCGCACAGCCGACGCGCCACTCGACACCGCGGAGGACAGTGCTTACCGTCGGGCGCGTCGGCGTTGCAGGCGCCGCCGGCTGCGGCCGCTGTGGGCGCGCGTGCTGCGCGCGCTGgcgcccgccgcgcgccgcgaCGACGGCGGCCTGGCCGCGCTCGCGCACCACTACCGCCG CTACATTCAGAGCACATCAGGCTGGTCTGCGGTTATAGAGTCATGCAGCTTCCTCTCCGAAGCCTTGGACCCGGCGAGGACCCCTCACGTGTTGACTACTTCT CTGACCCTGAGCTGCGTCTGCGCACTGATGGAGCGCGCCATCGTGCTCGTGAACACGCCCGAAGCGACCGCCAACGAGAGGCAGTGGTACAAGTTCCTCAAGAGCCTCGCGAGGGCGCTCAAGAACACGACCCTCATCGTCGCGAAGCCCATACAACCCCTCCCCGAAGCGAAGGTCCTGCATCACATCAAGCAGCTGGAATCCAGGTCGACGATAGAGATCTTGCAGCGAGGTAAGGCGGCGGACTTCGAGCTGACGAAGACGGACGTCTGCGGGCAGCTGGTCCAGCATTTGTGTTGA